Below is a window of Tolypothrix bouteillei VB521301 DNA.
GAGAAGTGGTGCGCGATCGCATTCTTTATATTGTATGCTTTTATACTATAGTATTGGGGATTGCCATCCGTTTACTTCCTGATTTTGCCGCAGCAACAGAGGACAAAATGTTTTTGGACTTTGGCTTGGCGGCGATGAGCATCCTTGGGTTGATTGTTGCCATATTTGTTGGCACGGGACTGGTTAACAAAGAAATTGAAAAACGCACTATTTTAGTACTTATTGCCAAGCCTGTTAGCCGAAGTGAATTTATTACGGGAAAATACTTAGGCTTGCTTATGGTGTTAGCCGTATTGATGGCTGCCATGACAGTAATTTACTTGATATTTTTGCACATGGGCCATATTTCCTATCCAATAGTCAGCATTCTTGTAAGTACTATTTTTCTATTTTTTCAGCTATCGTTAATGGCAGCGATCGCAGTTACCCTAGGTGTGTTTACCAGTTCCATTCTGGCTACAGCATTAACATTTGCAATTTACCTAGCAGGTAATATCACTCAAGATTTACTTCAACTGGGTCGTCTCAGTCAGAACCCTAGTATAGAACGTATAACTCAAGCTTTATACTTAGTGTTACCAGATTTATCTCGATTAGATTTGAAAAATGACGCTGTTTATGGATTTGGGGCGCTACCCGACCCAATAACGCTATTACTAAATGCTGGATACGGCTTGCTATACACTATGATGCTGTTGTTCATAGCTATTTTTAGCTTTTCACAAAGGGAATTTTGACTAGTACAGTACGGCGTAAATAAGGCAACCATGAGTAACAGATAAAAAGCGGAAATTAGCGATCGATAAAGAGAGAAGGTGGGGAAACGAATTCTACCCTGTTCCCCCTGTCTACCTTGTCTCTTGCCCCTGAAACTTTACTAACCAATAAAGAGAGAAGGTGGGGGAACGAATTCTACCCTGTTCCCCCTGTCTACCTTGTCTCTTGCCCCTGAAACTTTGCACCCTGAGATTTAAATAAACTAAAAGAATAATTGTGGGTAATGAATTGTACCATCTGGCATAATCGTACCGTGTAGCTTTGCACTTGTAAGATTTGTCTCCCAGAGATTGGCCTCACTTAAGTTTGCCTCTATTAAATTTGCCCACGTAAGATCTGCGCCCGTTAAATTGGCTTGATTTAAATTTGCTTCCAGCAAAATTGCCCCGCAAAGCTTTGCCCCTGAAAGATTTGCCCTAACCAAATTGGATTCAATCAGTGATGCTTCAATTAAGCTAGCTTCACTAAGATCGGCTTCACTTAAATCTGCATCACATAAAGATGTTGACCATAGATTACTACGACATAATTTTACTCTCCATAAGAAGGCCCCACACAAATTTGCTTGCTGCAAATTTGCGCCGCTTAAATTTGCTTCGCATAGAGAAGCTTCGTATAAATAAGCATCTTGCAAGTTCGCTTCTTGCAAATTTGCACCACTTAAATTGGCACCAGTGAGGATTGCCCCACTGAGGTTTGCACCACGTAAATCAGTTCCTATCAAGTGAATTCCACTTAAATCCACTGCTCTTAAGTCAATT
It encodes the following:
- a CDS encoding pentapeptide repeat-containing protein, whose protein sequence is MRNFAEKQEFILNQITDTCFHRRDLSGCNLSGIDLRAVDLSGIHLIGTDLRGANLSGAILTGANLSGANLQEANLQDAYLYEASLCEANLSGANLQQANLCGAFLWRVKLCRSNLWSTSLCDADLSEADLSEASLIEASLIESNLVRANLSGAKLCGAILLEANLNQANLTGADLTWANLIEANLSEANLWETNLTSAKLHGTIMPDGTIHYPQLFF
- a CDS encoding ABC transporter permease, with the protein product MNFNRVFVLANNVFREVVRDRILYIVCFYTIVLGIAIRLLPDFAAATEDKMFLDFGLAAMSILGLIVAIFVGTGLVNKEIEKRTILVLIAKPVSRSEFITGKYLGLLMVLAVLMAAMTVIYLIFLHMGHISYPIVSILVSTIFLFFQLSLMAAIAVTLGVFTSSILATALTFAIYLAGNITQDLLQLGRLSQNPSIERITQALYLVLPDLSRLDLKNDAVYGFGALPDPITLLLNAGYGLLYTMMLLFIAIFSFSQREF